A region from the Flavobacteriales bacterium genome encodes:
- a CDS encoding SpoIIE family protein phosphatase, whose translation MSHFLKRPQFSPLHKVLLAMYGTLFLACAGLIGWQHYEQRQELYRETASQLSNITALLAAQTDGDHIAMLTQKYRDPGLVIRNTQDAWYYVAQRSLARVAEANHLTAPVRILAYDDARKQVQVIVTSDPMPEYRAPFREPTGLVEAMLVPGLAHNTGGESEHLSSAAPLIDRHGEISGLVLAQRPKTEIEEVARAGLWGNLTIMLAVFALAALVLFRSAVKWIKQAEADRMELARKHAGITDSIAYAGKIQNALIPSPEVFGELFEHFFVLNRPKDTVSGDFHWFHRAGEQVCWVAAADCTGHGLPGAMMAAIGCSILNDVVQQQPEADPASILSQLSERLTRTMHQSGQRKGAGDGMDIALCRIDREQREVLFAGAYRPMYWVHGGELNIINGDRKPIGGNHHDAERKFSTHRIVYAPGDRIYLFSDGYADQFGGPDRKKFMIARFNSMLLEHQGLDMRMQKERFEETFTAWKGPEEQVDDVCVLGLQV comes from the coding sequence GTGTCCCACTTCCTCAAACGGCCTCAGTTCAGTCCCTTGCACAAGGTGCTGCTCGCCATGTACGGCACCCTATTCCTGGCATGCGCCGGGTTGATCGGTTGGCAGCACTACGAGCAGCGGCAGGAGCTCTACCGCGAGACCGCAAGCCAGCTCAGCAACATAACGGCGCTGTTGGCGGCGCAGACCGATGGGGACCACATCGCCATGCTCACACAGAAATACCGCGACCCCGGGCTCGTCATCCGCAACACGCAGGATGCGTGGTACTACGTTGCACAGCGCTCATTGGCCCGTGTTGCGGAGGCGAATCATTTGACCGCGCCGGTGCGCATCCTCGCCTACGATGATGCACGCAAGCAGGTGCAGGTGATCGTCACCAGCGACCCGATGCCGGAATACAGGGCGCCGTTCCGTGAGCCTACTGGACTCGTGGAGGCCATGTTGGTGCCGGGCCTTGCGCACAACACTGGTGGGGAGAGCGAACATCTCTCGTCGGCCGCACCGCTCATCGATCGCCATGGCGAGATCAGCGGCCTTGTGCTCGCCCAACGACCGAAGACCGAGATCGAGGAGGTGGCGCGCGCTGGTCTCTGGGGCAACCTCACCATCATGCTGGCGGTGTTCGCTTTGGCGGCGTTGGTGCTCTTCCGAAGCGCAGTGAAGTGGATAAAGCAGGCTGAGGCCGATCGCATGGAACTTGCCCGCAAGCACGCAGGTATCACCGACAGCATAGCCTATGCGGGCAAGATCCAGAATGCTCTGATCCCGAGCCCCGAGGTGTTCGGTGAACTCTTCGAGCACTTCTTCGTGCTGAACCGGCCCAAGGATACCGTGAGCGGCGATTTCCATTGGTTCCACCGCGCTGGCGAACAGGTTTGCTGGGTGGCCGCTGCCGACTGCACAGGCCACGGTTTGCCCGGTGCCATGATGGCGGCGATCGGTTGCAGTATCCTCAACGATGTGGTGCAGCAACAGCCTGAAGCTGACCCGGCCTCGATCCTTTCGCAATTGAGCGAACGCCTTACGCGCACCATGCACCAAAGCGGCCAGCGCAAAGGGGCCGGCGACGGCATGGACATCGCCCTGTGCCGCATCGATCGCGAGCAACGCGAAGTACTTTTCGCCGGGGCATACAGGCCCATGTACTGGGTGCACGGCGGCGAACTGAACATCATCAACGGCGACCGCAAGCCAATTGGAGGCAACCACCACGACGCAGAGCGCAAGTTCAGCACACACCGTATCGTGTACGCCCCCGGTGACCGGATCTACCTTTTCAGCGATGGTTACGCGGACCAGTTCGGTGGGCCGGACCGCAAGAAGTTCATGATCGCGCGGTTCAACAGTATGTTGCTGGAGCATCAAGGCTTGGACATGCGCATGCAGAAAGAGCGCTTCGAAGAGACCTTCACCGCTTGGAAAGGCCCCGAAGAACAAGTGGACGACGTGTGCGTGCTGGGTCTGCAGGTCTGA
- a CDS encoding enoyl-CoA hydratase/isomerase family protein encodes MQDGYVNLTSTGGVATVTFHHPKSNSLPGHVLRGMAEAVHKAGQDKASRVIVLRSDGDKAFCAGASFDELLSIDNMEKGTAFFSGFAGVINAIRTSPCFVIGRIHSKAVGGGVGLAAACDASYAHSSSSARLSELAIGIGPFVVGPAVERKVGTSAFGLMTFTPAAWRDAEWCREKGLYSSVHPTLEDLDAAVNAHAAELAGYSPEAMAELKRILWQGTEQWDALLTERAAMSGRLVLSEFTVNAINKFKTGK; translated from the coding sequence ATGCAAGACGGATATGTGAACCTCACCTCGACCGGCGGCGTGGCCACGGTCACCTTCCACCACCCCAAAAGCAACAGCCTGCCCGGGCATGTGCTACGCGGCATGGCGGAAGCCGTCCACAAAGCAGGACAGGACAAGGCCTCGCGAGTGATCGTGCTACGCAGCGATGGCGACAAAGCCTTCTGCGCGGGTGCAAGCTTCGATGAACTGCTGTCCATCGACAACATGGAGAAGGGCACCGCCTTTTTCAGCGGCTTTGCGGGTGTGATCAATGCGATCCGCACCTCGCCCTGCTTCGTCATCGGCCGCATCCACAGCAAAGCCGTTGGTGGCGGTGTCGGTTTGGCCGCAGCGTGCGACGCGAGCTATGCGCACTCAAGCAGTTCGGCACGGCTCAGCGAACTGGCCATCGGCATAGGGCCGTTCGTCGTGGGCCCTGCCGTGGAGCGCAAAGTGGGCACAAGCGCGTTCGGGCTCATGACCTTCACACCGGCTGCTTGGCGCGATGCCGAATGGTGCCGCGAGAAAGGTCTGTACAGCAGCGTGCACCCGACCTTGGAGGACCTGGATGCCGCGGTGAACGCGCATGCCGCGGAGCTGGCCGGTTACAGTCCTGAAGCCATGGCCGAACTCAAGCGCATCCTCTGGCAAGGGACCGAGCAATGGGATGCACTGCTCACGGAACGCGCGGCAATGAGCGGCCGTTTGGTGCTGAGCGAATTCACGGTGAACGCCATCAATAAATTCAAAACGGGCAAGTGA
- a CDS encoding 6-phosphogluconate dehydrogenase codes for MAVRAGLIILGLFVAWVLFLYYASYSEGTRAGMVIKLSKRGVVFKTWEGQLNLQTFGAVTPNGNALNEVFNFSVENGEDSLYRVLEEASLTGERVNLHYVERYARLPWRGETKYFITAVERSGIPSKDQRQPTSH; via the coding sequence ATTGCCGTGCGCGCGGGGCTTATCATCCTCGGGCTCTTCGTGGCCTGGGTGCTTTTTCTCTACTACGCTTCGTATAGCGAGGGCACGCGTGCAGGCATGGTCATCAAACTGAGCAAGCGCGGCGTGGTGTTCAAGACGTGGGAGGGCCAGCTGAACCTGCAAACGTTCGGCGCGGTGACACCGAACGGCAACGCTTTGAACGAGGTGTTCAACTTCAGCGTCGAGAACGGTGAAGATTCCCTCTACCGCGTTCTTGAAGAAGCATCGCTCACCGGTGAACGCGTGAACCTCCATTACGTGGAACGCTACGCCAGGTTGCCTTGGCGGGGTGAAACGAAGTACTTCATCACCGCCGTGGAGCGCAGCGGCATCCCATCGAAGGACCAACGGCAGCCTACGTCACATTAG
- a CDS encoding aminotransferase class V-fold PLP-dependent enzyme, with product MTDRRSFIQQTAALLGGLAFHKSLDAAFPELLPVAGPGGNDEDFWRQIRAAFACSPTLINLNNGGVSPTPRAAMEALDHYNRMCNEAPSYYMWRILDQDREPLRMNLAALAGVPHDELAICRNATEALNTIIFGLPLKAGDEVVVSTYDYPNMANAWKQRALRDGIKLVHADAQLPSEDEEAMAQTFISRFTERTKLVHITHIVNWNGQILPVRRIADAAHARGIEVLVDAAHSFALLDYKIPDLGADYWGTSLHKFLCAPFGNGLMWVKKEKIGKVWPLLSNDKPQGGDIRKFETLGTRSFPIEMATGYSLDLHNFIGSGRKQARIHELKNYWMDQAATLPGVTLRTSTDPRFGCAIGVFSIDGKKATAISEELFAKWKVHTVAIEREGAPGAEAGFNHVRVTPNVYTTLDELDRLLEGVTAIAKG from the coding sequence GTGACCGACCGCCGCTCCTTCATCCAGCAAACCGCTGCGCTGCTCGGTGGTCTTGCATTCCACAAGTCATTGGACGCTGCGTTCCCGGAATTGCTTCCCGTCGCCGGCCCCGGCGGCAACGATGAGGACTTCTGGCGGCAGATCCGCGCAGCCTTCGCTTGCAGCCCAACGCTCATCAACCTGAACAATGGCGGCGTGAGTCCTACGCCGCGCGCGGCCATGGAGGCGTTGGACCACTACAACCGTATGTGCAACGAGGCGCCGAGCTATTACATGTGGCGCATCCTGGACCAGGACCGTGAGCCATTGCGGATGAACCTGGCGGCGTTGGCCGGTGTGCCGCACGATGAACTCGCCATTTGCCGCAACGCCACTGAGGCGCTCAACACCATCATTTTCGGATTACCACTGAAGGCCGGCGATGAAGTGGTCGTGAGCACATACGACTATCCCAACATGGCCAACGCATGGAAACAGAGGGCCTTGCGCGATGGGATAAAGCTGGTGCATGCCGATGCGCAATTGCCGAGCGAGGACGAGGAAGCCATGGCCCAGACGTTCATCAGCAGGTTCACGGAAAGGACCAAGCTGGTGCACATCACGCACATCGTGAACTGGAACGGGCAGATCCTCCCGGTCCGCCGTATTGCCGACGCAGCGCACGCGCGGGGCATTGAGGTGCTCGTGGATGCCGCACACTCTTTCGCGTTGCTCGACTACAAGATCCCCGACCTCGGTGCCGACTATTGGGGCACCAGCCTGCACAAGTTCCTCTGCGCGCCCTTCGGCAACGGGCTCATGTGGGTGAAAAAGGAGAAGATCGGCAAGGTGTGGCCGCTGTTGAGCAACGACAAGCCTCAGGGCGGGGACATCCGCAAATTCGAGACGCTCGGCACGCGGAGCTTCCCGATAGAGATGGCCACCGGCTACTCACTGGACCTGCACAACTTCATTGGCTCCGGCCGGAAGCAGGCACGCATCCACGAACTGAAGAACTACTGGATGGACCAGGCGGCCACCTTGCCCGGTGTCACGCTCAGGACCTCCACCGATCCCCGGTTCGGGTGCGCCATCGGGGTCTTCAGCATCGACGGCAAAAAGGCCACCGCCATCAGCGAGGAGCTCTTCGCGAAATGGAAGGTGCACACGGTTGCGATCGAACGCGAGGGCGCGCCGGGGGCAGAAGCGGGCTTCAATCACGTGCGTGTGACACCGAACGTGTACACGACCTTGGACGAACTCGACCGCCTGCTCGAAGGCGTTACCGCCATTGCAAAAGGCTGA